Proteins from a single region of Candidatus Zixiibacteriota bacterium:
- a CDS encoding HAD family hydrolase, which yields MNAAFEKLLTEFEINNPVEQSQKFVTTFYEIVRRGITLCDGVCETLHGLKERSLPMGIISNTIFPGEEHDVDLINYEIMPYFDFRVYSCDVGWRKPRPEIYREGLKLIDLPPENTVYVGDRYIEDVRGPQELGMNGVLKYREGREYPEPMPEGFPVIHRLDELLKIIA from the coding sequence ATTAACGCGGCATTTGAAAAGTTGTTAACGGAGTTTGAAATTAACAATCCGGTTGAACAAAGCCAGAAATTTGTCACGACGTTTTATGAAATCGTTCGCAGGGGAATCACTCTTTGCGATGGTGTGTGTGAAACTTTGCATGGATTGAAAGAGCGTAGCCTTCCGATGGGAATAATATCCAATACGATTTTTCCCGGCGAGGAACATGATGTTGATTTGATAAATTACGAGATTATGCCGTATTTTGATTTTCGGGTATATTCCTGTGATGTTGGGTGGCGCAAACCTCGACCGGAAATATATCGAGAGGGTTTGAAGCTTATCGATTTGCCTCCGGAAAATACGGTTTATGTCGGTGATAGATATATCGAGGACGTCCGCGGCCCGCAGGAACTCGGAATGAACGGCGTTTTGAAATACCGGGAAGGCCGGGAATACCCTGAACCGATGCCGGAAGGATTTCCGGTGATACATCGTTTGGATGAATTGTTGAAAATTATCGCATAA